In one window of Nakamurella sp. PAMC28650 DNA:
- a CDS encoding metallophosphoesterase: MRPRRGVFLTVLILVLLLLHGVPWWRLVLAPHWPAVVTDVGSAVALVALIGFPLAMWKGHGKARRDRPAVIGDTWLGILWQLFAWTVLGEILDLVLALSGLEAPGRQRWVAGVVVVWVALLCSWGMWQARRVPPVRTVEVTLPRLGRGLDGLRLVLIADTHFGPIDRSGWSARLVERANALNPDILAHAGDLTDGSVDRRSAQVAPLGVAQASLARVYITGNHEYMSGAPDWVAHMHGLGWTVLHNRHIVLERGGSRLVVAGIDDLTAQDSGVPGHAADLPGALAGVDADLPIVLLAHQPKSVRMSAPAGVDLQLSGHTHGGQMWPFHLIVRAEQGALAGLSRHGERTVLYTSRGSGFWGPPFRIFAPNEITLLILRSGSQPDPLVS; encoded by the coding sequence ATGCGTCCCCGCCGTGGTGTCTTCCTGACGGTCCTGATCCTCGTCTTGTTGTTGCTGCACGGCGTCCCGTGGTGGAGGTTGGTGCTCGCGCCGCACTGGCCGGCCGTGGTCACCGACGTCGGGTCCGCCGTGGCACTGGTGGCGTTGATCGGTTTCCCGTTGGCCATGTGGAAGGGCCACGGGAAGGCACGGCGTGACCGGCCGGCCGTCATCGGCGACACCTGGCTCGGCATCCTGTGGCAGCTCTTCGCCTGGACCGTGCTGGGCGAGATCCTCGATCTGGTCCTGGCACTGAGCGGACTGGAGGCACCGGGACGGCAGCGCTGGGTGGCCGGCGTCGTGGTGGTGTGGGTCGCCCTGCTGTGCTCCTGGGGCATGTGGCAGGCCCGGCGCGTCCCGCCCGTCAGGACCGTCGAGGTCACCCTGCCGCGCCTGGGCCGCGGGCTGGACGGCCTGCGACTGGTGCTGATCGCCGATACCCATTTCGGACCGATCGACCGGTCCGGGTGGTCCGCCCGCCTCGTCGAGCGAGCCAACGCGTTGAACCCCGACATCCTCGCCCATGCCGGCGATCTCACCGATGGTTCGGTGGATCGGCGGAGCGCACAGGTCGCCCCGCTGGGCGTCGCACAGGCGTCGCTGGCCAGGGTCTACATCACCGGGAATCACGAGTACATGTCCGGGGCACCCGACTGGGTCGCCCACATGCACGGTCTGGGCTGGACCGTGCTGCACAATCGGCACATCGTGCTCGAACGCGGCGGCAGCCGGCTGGTGGTGGCCGGCATCGACGACCTGACGGCCCAGGATTCCGGCGTCCCGGGGCACGCGGCAGACCTGCCCGGCGCCCTGGCGGGAGTCGATGCCGACCTGCCGATCGTGCTGCTGGCCCACCAGCCCAAGTCGGTCCGGATGTCGGCACCCGCCGGCGTCGACCTGCAGCTGTCCGGGCACACCCACGGTGGCCAGATGTGGCCGTTCCACTTGATCGTCAGGGCCGAGCAGGGCGCTCTGGCCGGACTCTCCCGCCACGGTGAGCGCACCGTGCTCTACACCAGCCGGGGCTCCGGATTCTGGGGACCGCCGTTCCGCATCTTCGCTCCCAACGAGATCACCCTGCTGATTCTCCGCAGCGGGTCGCAGCCTGATCCGCTGGTGAGTTGA
- a CDS encoding M48 family metallopeptidase, with protein MARTVARKRLTFPGISSRAWEHPADRSALVALRAVPGFDTVLKALAGLFRERKHRLIFLASAVKVSDRQFAEIDRLFSDALLTLDSPRRPELYIRQDPAANAMCIGMDEPFIVVTTGLIELLDDPDELRCVLGHELGHAMSGHAVYQTMLFHLLRIADNFGWMPLGGLALRAIIAALYEWSRKAEQSADRAGMLVAQDPQVSLRVMMKMAGGASLGKMDTVAFLEQAAEYEGAGDIRDGVLKLMNLERQTHPFSVVRAAEIRKWVETGDYQAIMAGDYPRRADDSQASIADELKAAARSYRDGFTNSTDPLAQTARNVGRDFGGAAQNVGQNVADGLTNLWKRFDTGDPATETDQTDEPPADKPKPGSGKKGRPAK; from the coding sequence ATGGCACGCACCGTCGCGCGAAAGCGCCTCACTTTTCCAGGTATCAGTTCCAGGGCCTGGGAGCATCCGGCCGACCGGTCGGCCCTGGTGGCACTGCGGGCCGTCCCCGGATTCGACACGGTCCTCAAGGCACTGGCCGGGCTGTTCCGCGAACGCAAGCACCGGCTGATCTTCCTGGCCTCCGCGGTCAAGGTCAGCGATCGTCAGTTCGCCGAGATCGACCGCCTGTTCAGTGATGCGCTGCTCACGTTGGACTCGCCGCGACGGCCGGAGCTCTACATCCGGCAGGATCCGGCGGCCAACGCGATGTGCATCGGGATGGACGAGCCCTTCATCGTGGTGACGACCGGGTTGATCGAGCTCTTGGACGACCCCGACGAACTGCGCTGCGTGCTCGGCCACGAGTTGGGGCACGCAATGAGTGGCCACGCCGTCTACCAGACCATGCTGTTCCACCTGCTGCGGATCGCCGACAACTTCGGCTGGATGCCGTTGGGCGGCTTGGCTTTGCGCGCCATCATCGCGGCCCTGTACGAGTGGAGCCGGAAGGCGGAGCAATCAGCCGACCGGGCCGGCATGCTCGTCGCACAGGACCCGCAGGTGTCGCTGCGCGTGATGATGAAGATGGCCGGTGGTGCCAGCCTGGGCAAGATGGACACGGTGGCCTTCCTGGAGCAGGCCGCGGAGTACGAGGGCGCCGGCGACATCCGCGACGGCGTGCTGAAACTGATGAACCTCGAGCGCCAGACCCACCCGTTCTCGGTGGTGCGGGCCGCGGAGATCCGCAAGTGGGTCGAGACCGGTGACTACCAGGCCATCATGGCCGGCGACTACCCACGGCGCGCCGACGACTCGCAGGCCTCGATCGCCGACGAGCTCAAGGCAGCGGCCCGCAGCTACCGGGACGGGTTCACCAACTCGACGGATCCGCTGGCGCAGACGGCCAGGAACGTCGGCCGTGACTTCGGGGGCGCCGCCCAGAACGTCGGACAGAATGTCGCCGACGGGCTGACCAATCTGTGGAAGCGTTTCGACACGGGTGATCCGGCCACCGAGACGGACCAGACGGACGAACCGCCCGCCGACAAGCCCAAGCCCGGCAGCGGCAAGAAGGGCCGTCCGGCGAAGTAG
- a CDS encoding GNAT family N-acetyltransferase has translation MEDQADTRPPAAATPAVIVRDNEVEDRFELFVDGVPAGVLDYQVHGGAYALMHTEIDPDFEGRGMGSQLIGHALDQLRAAGHGALPYCPFVLSYLPLRALLPPESP, from the coding sequence ATGGAAGATCAGGCCGACACGCGACCGCCCGCCGCCGCCACGCCCGCGGTGATCGTCCGCGACAACGAGGTCGAGGACCGATTCGAACTGTTCGTCGACGGGGTACCGGCCGGTGTCCTGGACTACCAGGTCCACGGCGGGGCATATGCGTTGATGCACACCGAGATCGATCCCGACTTCGAGGGCCGAGGGATGGGTTCGCAACTGATCGGCCATGCCTTGGATCAATTGCGAGCAGCAGGGCACGGCGCGCTCCCCTACTGCCCCTTCGTGCTCTCCTACCTCCCCCTTCGTGCTCTCCTACCTCCGGAGTCACCCTGA
- a CDS encoding deoxyribonuclease IV has translation MVAIGAHVDSADPLTAAAAVGAGAAQFFLADPQGWKKPVEHPAAAALRAAKIPLYIHAPYIINVATMNNRVRIPSRKILSQHAAAAADIGARGLIVHGGHVASDAELDKGFDNWHKVFEREEFPLPVLIENTAGGNHAIARRFDRLARLWDAVGEFGVGFCLDTCHAFAGGEDLVTVVDRVMAITGRIDLVHANSSRDEFDSGADRHANFDAGTIDAAQIAAVCRAAGSDVIVETPGDGQSADIAFLRKHLD, from the coding sequence ATGGTTGCCATCGGTGCTCACGTCGATTCCGCCGACCCGCTGACCGCTGCGGCGGCAGTCGGCGCTGGCGCGGCCCAGTTCTTCCTGGCCGATCCGCAGGGCTGGAAGAAGCCGGTCGAGCACCCGGCTGCGGCTGCGCTCCGGGCCGCCAAGATCCCGCTGTACATCCACGCCCCGTACATCATCAACGTCGCCACCATGAACAATCGGGTCCGGATTCCCAGCCGGAAGATCCTTTCCCAGCACGCGGCGGCGGCCGCCGACATCGGCGCCAGGGGACTGATCGTGCACGGAGGGCACGTGGCCTCCGACGCCGAACTGGACAAAGGTTTCGACAACTGGCACAAGGTGTTCGAACGCGAGGAGTTCCCGCTCCCGGTCCTGATCGAGAACACTGCCGGAGGCAATCACGCGATCGCGCGTCGGTTCGATCGGCTGGCTCGACTCTGGGATGCCGTCGGTGAGTTCGGCGTCGGATTCTGCTTGGACACCTGTCATGCCTTCGCGGGCGGGGAGGATCTGGTGACCGTGGTCGACCGCGTGATGGCCATCACCGGGCGGATCGATCTGGTGCACGCCAACAGCAGTCGTGACGAATTCGACTCCGGCGCCGACCGCCACGCTAATTTCGACGCCGGGACGATCGACGCGGCGCAGATCGCGGCGGTCTGCCGCGCCGCCGGCTCCGACGTGATCGTCGAGACACCCGGTGACGGGCAGAGCGCCGACATCGCCTTCCTCCGCAAGCACCTCGACTGA
- a CDS encoding MmcQ/YjbR family DNA-binding protein — MTISADVLRSYCLDLPAALEDHPFGRTPETCTFKVHGRVFALSRLTDPPPLRVSLKCDPPIAIGLRAAYPAIIPGYHLNKRHWNTVTLDGSVPDRLVFEMIQDSFDLVVDKLPPRSTAIALTGTRTPSGRLLDADAGAGCVSSGRS; from the coding sequence ATGACGATCTCCGCCGACGTGCTGCGGTCCTACTGCCTGGACCTGCCCGCAGCGCTGGAGGACCATCCCTTCGGCCGGACTCCGGAGACATGCACGTTCAAGGTGCACGGCAGGGTCTTCGCGCTGAGTCGTCTGACCGACCCGCCTCCGTTGCGCGTCAGCTTGAAATGCGATCCTCCGATCGCCATCGGGTTGCGGGCCGCCTACCCGGCGATCATCCCCGGGTACCACCTCAACAAGAGGCATTGGAATACCGTCACTCTCGACGGATCGGTGCCGGATCGGCTCGTCTTCGAGATGATCCAGGATTCCTTCGACCTGGTCGTCGACAAGCTTCCGCCACGATCGACTGCGATTGCGCTGACCGGCACCCGGACGCCTTCTGGACGCCTTCTGGACGCCGACGCGGGCGCCGGTTGTGTCTCGAGTGGCAGGAGTTGA
- the soxR gene encoding redox-sensitive transcriptional activator SoxR, whose amino-acid sequence MVVVSLTVSEVAHRSGFAASALRFYEREGLFEAGRSSGGQRRYDRQVLRRLAFIRAARNVGLSLDEVRAELAELPSSRTPTPADWRRISRHWRQRLDDKIAAIEALRDRLDSCIGCGCLSLKACGLYNPGDSVGSAAVPAGAGLLPPPLREPPGSERP is encoded by the coding sequence ATGGTCGTGGTCAGCTTGACGGTGTCCGAGGTGGCCCACCGCAGCGGGTTCGCGGCCTCGGCCCTGAGGTTCTACGAACGTGAGGGCCTGTTCGAGGCGGGTCGGTCCAGTGGTGGCCAACGTCGTTACGACCGTCAGGTGTTGCGCCGGTTGGCCTTCATCAGGGCGGCCCGCAATGTCGGGCTGTCATTGGACGAAGTCCGGGCCGAGTTGGCCGAACTACCGTCGTCTCGAACGCCCACGCCGGCGGACTGGCGCAGGATCTCGCGCCATTGGAGGCAACGACTCGATGACAAGATCGCGGCGATCGAGGCTCTGCGCGACCGACTGGATTCCTGCATCGGATGCGGATGTCTGTCCCTCAAGGCCTGCGGGCTGTACAACCCGGGCGATTCCGTCGGCTCCGCGGCGGTGCCGGCCGGGGCCGGCCTGCTGCCGCCGCCGCTACGTGAACCGCCCGGCTCGGAACGCCCTTGA
- a CDS encoding sigma factor-like helix-turn-helix DNA-binding protein, with product MTFDEFLGAELTGLRKYAAVLTGDPHRAQDVLAEALLRAHTSWPRIGAMEFPAAYVRRMVTSQFLSDKRRWSVRMIRSTRTGELPDVHLSDPSIAADDRAQLRYLLAALAPRPRAAIVLRYYLGLDTDEIADELSVTVGAVRTAISRGLAAMRIAVADEQAVSGATPNADGPADRFAPAAVVHLSPVHARFQEDS from the coding sequence GTGACCTTCGACGAGTTCCTGGGTGCGGAGCTGACCGGGTTGCGGAAGTACGCGGCCGTGCTGACCGGTGATCCGCACCGGGCGCAGGACGTACTGGCCGAGGCGCTGCTGCGAGCGCACACCAGCTGGCCCCGGATCGGGGCAATGGAATTCCCGGCCGCGTACGTGCGCCGGATGGTGACCTCTCAGTTCCTGTCCGACAAACGCCGGTGGTCGGTGCGGATGATCCGGTCGACGCGTACCGGTGAGCTTCCAGATGTCCACCTATCCGATCCGTCGATCGCCGCGGATGACCGTGCACAGTTGCGATATCTGCTGGCGGCTCTTGCGCCCCGACCACGCGCGGCGATCGTGCTGCGCTACTACCTGGGCCTGGACACCGATGAGATCGCGGACGAACTCAGCGTCACCGTCGGGGCCGTGCGGACCGCGATCTCCCGAGGGCTCGCTGCGATGCGTATCGCAGTCGCTGACGAACAGGCCGTCAGTGGAGCAACACCGAACGCAGATGGCCCTGCGGACCGATTCGCCCCAGCTGCGGTGGTCCACCTTTCCCCGGTCCACGCCCGATTCCAGGAGGACTCGTGA
- a CDS encoding IS5 family transposase (programmed frameshift): MQNRHDLSDEQWARLEPLLPDRTPIRGGRWVDHRRVVDGVLWRTRSGSAWRDLPECYGNWKTVYNRHRRWSGDGTWQRVLSMLRADCGHGDVGEWALGVDATVIRAHHHAAGARHEPPKDIPAAVLASVVLEAPSRPSKTQGALSNYKNSADRPPPVVDREGLGRSRGGVTTKIHMAADSKCRPVGRVISAGQRHDALAFTAVLADIRIVRGRDGRPRTRPDRVLADKAYSSGRIRKSLRRRGIKATIPEPVNQINGRLSKGSRGGRPPKFDKEIYKDRNTVERTFNRLRGYRAVATRYDKREFVYRGTVDVASIGIWLRHLTENDPRDTP, encoded by the exons GTGCAGAATCGTCATGATTTGTCGGATGAGCAGTGGGCCCGGTTGGAGCCTTTGCTACCGGATCGGACCCCGATTCGGGGTGGTCGGTGGGTCGATCACCGCAGGGTCGTCGACGGGGTGCTGTGGCGGACCAGGTCCGGTTCGGCGTGGCGGGATCTCCCGGAGTGTTACGGCAATTGGAAGACGGTGTACAACCGGCATCGTCGCTGGTCAGGGGACGGTACCTGGCAGCGGGTGCTGTCGATGCTGCGGGCGGACTGCGGTCACGGCGATGTCGGTGAGTGGGCGTTGGGGGTGGATGCGACGGTGATCCGGGCGCATCACCACGCGGCAGGTGCCCGGCACGAACCGCCGAAGGACATCCCCGCCGCCGTCCTTGCCAGCGTCGTGTTGGAGGCTCCG TCAAGGCCCTCAAAGACACAGGGGGCACTATCGAACTACAAGAATTCTGCGGATCGGCCGCCGCCGGTCGTTGATCGGGAGGGTTTGGGGCGTAGCCGCGGCGGGGTGACGACGAAGATCCACATGGCGGCTGATTCGAAGTGTCGGCCGGTGGGGCGGGTCATCTCGGCTGGTCAGCGGCATGACGCGTTGGCGTTCACCGCGGTGCTGGCCGATATTCGGATCGTGCGCGGCCGTGATGGGCGGCCTAGGACCCGACCGGATCGGGTGTTGGCGGACAAGGCGTATTCCAGCGGCAGAATCCGTAAGTCGTTGCGGCGTAGGGGTATCAAGGCGACCATCCCGGAGCCGGTGAACCAGATCAACGGTCGCCTGTCCAAGGGTTCCCGTGGTGGTCGGCCACCCAAATTCGACAAGGAAATCTACAAGGACCGCAACACCGTGGAGCGGACGTTCAACCGGCTACGCGGCTACCGCGCGGTCGCCACCCGGTATGACAAACGGGAGTTCGTCTACCGAGGCACCGTCGACGTCGCCAGCATCGGAATCTGGCTCAGGCATCTAACGGAGAACGATCCACGGGACACGCCCTAG